Sequence from the Clostridium saccharobutylicum DSM 13864 genome:
GATTAATAATTCAAGAAGCTACATGTGTAAATATTGATGGGAAATTATCAGAAAAGCAGCTTGGAATATGGGCAGATGATCAAATTGAAGGACTAAAGAAAATAGTTGATGCAGTTCATGAAGAAAACTGCCCAATATTTATTCAAATTCATCATGCAGGAGTTGTTGGAATATCAGAAAATCCATTATGTCCAAGTGACTATGAATATAAAAATCTTACAAAAACTGTTGTTGGACATGAAATGACTATAGAAGATATAAAGTGTATACAAAATGATTTTATTGAAGCCGCACGAAGAGCTTATAAAGCAGGATATGATGGTGTTGAACTTCATGGATGCCATGGCTATTTAATATGTCAGTTTTTTAATAAAAGAGTAAATAAGAGAACTGATGAGTATGGTACTAATCCTGAAAAATTTGTAATAGAAATATTAGACGGAATTAGAAAAATAACGCCAAAAGAATTTGTTGTTGGAATACGTCTTGGAGGATTTGAACCAACAATAGAGGATGGAGTACATTACGCTAAAGTATTAGAAAGGAATGGGATAGACTTCCTTGACATTTCTTATGGTTTTGGTAGCGAACAAGAAATGAATGTACCTGAAGGATATAAATACTCTAATGCTGTTTATGCCGCTGAAAGAATTAAGGAAGAAGTTTCAGTTCCAGTATTTGCAGTTAACGGAATTTATTCAGCGGAAACTGCAGAAGAAATAGTAAGGGAAAGAGATGTGGACATGGTTGACATCGGTAGGGGAGCTCTTATAAATCCTAATTGGGCAAATGATGCTAAAGAAAGTAAAGATACTGGCAAATGCTTAAGCTGTGCAAAATGTATGTGGTTTGGTCAATCTAAGGTTTGTGCAGGAAAAGTTATATTTGATAGGAATAATGAAATATAAATTTAATACTATTGTTTAGAAAAAGAACACAAGTGCATTCACTTAGATTGCATGAAAGTATATAATTGATAAAAATGGTGGATTTTAAAGGTCACGCTTCACCTCCACCAAGCACATCCTTGACAATACTAATGTAGTATTGTCGAGGATTTTTTGAGTTTTAAAGAAAAGTATTTAGAATTATAAGAACTAAACCATATGAGAATTAATTGTAAACGAAGGTCTGCTTAGATGGATATTGAATTGAGGAGCAGATGCAGAAATTATTTCACCACAGTATTTAAAAAATATGTTGAAGGAAGAAATAACTAAAATGTCAAGAATATATTTTTAGGAATAATAAGGTGTTTTAATATTAGGATACCTTATTCCTTCTAAGTAATAAAATATGCCTTTAATAGGCAAATTAAATAATATGTTATAATTAAAACATAATGTTTAGATTTGATAATCCTAATCAGGTTACCTTTATCAACCTAAATATATTATATAAGGAGGTATAGATATGTTTACATATATTTTAATACTATTAATATGTATTTTATGCTCAAATATAATAAGTAGATTTATACCATTCTTATCGGTGCCAATTGTACAAATTGTAATGGGAGCATTAATTTCAATAATATATTCTGAATTTAAAATTGAGCTTGATCCACATACATTCTTAGTAATGTTTATTGCTCCGCTTCTTTTCTGTGATGGGAAAAAAGCAGATAAAAGATCATTATGGAAACAGAGAAAAAATATACTTTTAATGGCATTGGCTTTAGTTGCGGTAACAGTAATATTAGTTGGATTACTTATAAATCAGTTAATACCAGCTATTTCATTACCAGTAGCATTTGCACTTGCAGCAGCCTTATCGCCAACTGATTACGTTGCAGTTAGTGGACTTTCAAAAAAGATTTCGCTGCCAAAGAGGATAATACATCTTATAGAAGGTGAAGGTCTTATGAATGATGCGTCAGGACTTGTATGTTTTAAATTTGCATTAGCAGCAGCAGTAACTGGAACATTTTCATTGCTTAATGCAACGACAAATTTTTTAATGGTGTCTATTGGAGGAATTATTACTGGATTAGTTTTAGAACACATTCTAATTAACTTTGAACGTTGGATAAAAAATCTTGGAATGGAAGACACTACAGTGGAAATTTTACTCCAAATTCTAACTCCATTTATAATATATATTATATCGGAAGAAGTATTTAAAGTTTCAGGTATACTAGCTGTAGTTGTGGCTGGAATGATATTTTCATTATCATCGAAAAAATTAAGAGGAAAAAATGCAAAATCAAATGCAATATCATCCAATACATGGTCTGTTATAGTGTATATTCTAAATGGATTTATATTTATAATAGTTGGATTGCAGTTACCCAATATAATTAAAACTGCTTTTAAAGAAACTTCAATAAACAATATGATGGCTATTATAGATATTTTATTAATAACATTGGCCTTACTTATAATTAGATTTTTGTGGGTTATATTTATGTATAAATTTTGGGGAGAAAAATGTGATGTGAAAGAAGATAAGTTTAAGTTTCATGCTGCACTTTTAACTTCACTTTCAGGAGTAAGAGGGGCAGTTACATTAGCTACAGTTCTCTCAATTCCTTTAGTATTGGATAATGGGCAGGAATTTCCACAAAGAACACTTATTTTATTTTTGGCTGTTGGAGTAATTTTAGTTACGCTTTTTATTGCAACTTTTATATTGCCTATATTTGCTAAAAGGGATAAAACTGAAGATATAAATTGGTTAGAAGCCTTGAATAAAGCACAAATAAGGGTTTGGAGTGATACTATAAATAAATTAAAATTAGAAATTGATAACAAAAAATACATTCATTTTACCATAAATGAATATAGGTATCGTATTAATCAATTAAAGCATGGAAATTCTTATTATAAGAACTGGAATAGAAGTAGCAAAGAATATAAGAAGTGGATGAATTTGTGTTATAAAAAGGAAATTGAGAATACTAAAAAATTATTGCAAGAAGAAAAAATAGAAGAATCAACTGCATATGCTTATGAAAAAATAGTTAGAAATAAAATTAAATTAATATCATCTGTAGAAGGCTTTTCACTAATAGTTAAAGAAACATTGGAAAGAATATACATATATATCCATAATATAAGAAGAATTAGGGACATATTAAGAGAAATGCAAAACAAAAAGAAAAGTAAGCAACAGTTAAAGGATATAGCACTGAAAGAACTTCAGGCTACTAATGCAGAATACATAATCGAATATGCTAAATCTAATATTACATCTGAAAATGAAGAAATGCTTAAAGAAATAATTTTATATTATCAAGGGGTGTATTTGATATCAAACAAGCTTAGATTAGCAAAAAAGAATAAATATGAAAAGAAAAAAGCTGATATTAAGGCAATGCAATTAGAAAGAAATATTATACAATCTTTATTTGAAAATGGAGAGATTAGTTGGAATATAGCATCTGCACTCAGAAAAAATTTAAATTATATTGAAAGTGATATTTTAAGATAAAGATATTAAACACTGAAAAAGGTTTAAGATATAATAAGTGGTGGATTTTAAAGGTCATGTTTCGCATCCACCATGAAACCCACGACTACTTGTATGTAGCTTAAATAGCTCCTTACAGACATGTGTGGGTTTTATTGTTATGCGTAGGGGGCAGCTCCACTGAATATGCATTAGACTAAAATTAATGATAATTTTATAATGTCACCTAAAATAGATTTTAATTATTTTAGTTTTTATAGTCGGAATTATTACAATGTTTCCGCTAAAAAAATTAGCGCAAAAAATTTATAATGAAACCGGGTATAATGGAGTGAGGGGGTTACCTAAGTTTTTAACAATTTTATTTGGAATAGTAAATATATTTTTAGCGCTTGTTCTTTCTGCGGCAATTGAAGAACATTATTACGGATTTGTAGGTATTGCAGTAGCAATTTTTCTATTCTTGATTGCTATACTTACATTAGTAAATAAGAAAGCTGGCTTAAAAAATGCTACTTTATTAGCAATTTTACAGACTATAAGTGGAGCAATTATGGTAATATTATTATTTGCTAATCGTTGTTTTGGCGGGATTTTATCAAGTGAAATTATTAATATTCTATCAATAAATGAAGGTATTGATAACTAATTTTTAAAAGAAATATATTTTTTATGTGGGTGTAGATTTTTAGTGATATTTTCTAAAAATCTACACTTTTTAATTGTCTAGACCGGTTATACAAAAAAATGCACTTTGTATTTTTAGTAATAATATTCTAAATGAAGAATAAGACATAATAATTAAAAAAATTTTGATTTTCATGAAATAATCTTTATAGAAACGTATATCCTTAATATATAAATAATAGATGGAAAAATAATTTTAAGGGGTATGATGAATATGAGAGAAAGAAAATATGTAAAATTTAGAGTTGATATGTATGATGATACTAAATTTAAAATAATAGATAGAAGACCAGAAAGAGATCTTATTCATTATGTTTGGAATAGAATTGTGGTTTTGGCTGGAAAAGTTAATTTAGAAGGTGAGTTATATCTTTCAAAAAACATTCCATACACAGTAGAAACTTTATCAATAGAATTCAACAGAGGTGTTGAAGAGATTAAATTAGCATTAGATGTATTAATAGAATTAGAAATGGTTGAGCTTACTGAACATAATATTTATAGAGTGAAAAACTTTGCAAAGCACCAAAATATAAAGGCTAAGGGAAAAAATAAATCTGAACATGAAGAGGTTAAGATAAGTAAACCAGAAGTTAAGATAAGTGAAAAAGTAAAAGCTGAAATTAATGATAATAAAATAAATGAACCTCAAAGTAAAATCAGTGAAAATAAGACAGAAAGTATTGTAGACAATGAAAGCTGTAATATTGAAATTAATAATAAAGAGATCAGTAAAGCTGATATTCATATAAATGATAAAAATATGAGTAATGAGAATGCTGATAGCAATTCACAGGATGATATTCCAATACTTTTAGAAACGAAAAAGAGTAAGAATGCAGGTAAAAAGAAGAAAGAAGATAATTCAATTGAGAGTATGGATGAAGAAACAGATGATAATTCGATATTTTGTATTACTGAAGGGGAAATTCCTTTAAATGAAGGGGAGCAAATAATTACGCAATGGTCTTTTGGGGGATAAAATATATTGAATATAATAGAAGGATATGTTCAAATAATTTTAGATGAGGGGAACTCTGATGAGAAACTTATAAAATAATAGGTTTAATTTAAATGTGCCTAAGTATGCGAATAAAAAATAAAGTTTTATTTAATATAAGAAAGTAAATCAGTATACTAAAACTAAAGAATTCTATTATAATAAGGGTTGAGCAAATATTATAAGAAGTTGGAGTAACATTATATGAGTAAAGTAGTAGATACCTTAAAAATTACAAATTATGATAAGTTTAAGTGCATAGCTGATAAATGTAGGTTTACATGTTGTGATGGATGGGACGTTAGTATAGATACAGATACCTATAATAAATGGAAAAAAGAAAATGATAAAGCAGAGTTTATTTTAAATAATGTAAAAATAAGAAAATGTGGAAGTAAAAAAGGATATTTTATAAATAAAGAAAATCACGAAGCATGTCCGCTCTTAGATAAACAAGGGTTATGCCAGGTAGTAAAAAGCCTTGGAGAAGAGTATCTATCATCAACATGTCATAGGTTTCCGAGGGTAGAGAATATATTTGAAGATAGAAAGGAACTCTCACTATCATGTGCATGTCCTGAAGTAGTAGAACTTATAAGTAGCATAAATGGAAAAATAAATATTATTTCAGAAAATGGTACTAATTTAAAAAGTAATTTATTAGAACTTAGAATCAGGGAAGTTTTGATTGATATTATGCAGAAGGAAAGTTTTTCATTAGAAGATAAGCTTATCGTTAGTTGTCAAATGTTATTAACTGTTTTAGAAAAAGAAAACTTTAGAGAAGAAGGTTTATTAGAAGAACTAGAAAGGTATAAGAACAAAGGGAATATGCAAGGTCTTATAGATATGTATAATGAAATAGAGTCAGACATAAATGATTCAGTTGAAGAAATTAATTATCTATTTTTAGATATTATAAAGAATTATAAAGAAGTTTCTAATTTTGAAATTCTTTTAAAAGATATTTCTGAGTTTGCGGAAAATATTGAAATTGAAAGTCTTTCAATAAAGTGGCATGATTATAAAAGTTTGTTTGAACAATATAATATGTTAATTGAGAATTGTATTGTATCTGATATCTTAAGTAGCTGCATAAGCGATGATATTGAGGAGATGACTATATCATTTCAAATGATTGCAGTAGAGTATTTATTAGTAAGGTATGCTGTATTTTTAAAATATTGTATGAATGAAAATAAAGAAATAAATGTTGAAGATGTAAAAGATTATATTGTAGTTTTTTCAAGAATTATTGGTAATAATACTGAAGCAGTTATAGAATTTTTTAGAGAGGGTTTTGGTGAGCCTGTTTTGGAAATTGGATATTTGTGTTTTATAACTTTATTTTAGACATATAGAAGAAAAGGGTGTTGCAAAATGATTTGAAAAATCGTTTTGCAACACCCTATTTTATTATTTATCTGTAGTTGAGAAAAATCACGATGAAGCAGAAAATTTACCTTTGATTCTTTTGGTGACAGCGGGAGTATTTCCTATTATTACTTCAGTAAGTTAGTAGTTTAATGTATTATTTTATACGTTTAGAGGAAAATGCATTTATTTAATTTAAATATTATGAGAATATGTAATTGTTTGGGTACCTGAATAGCTACTTTTAATTATTATAGAAGTAAATTAAAAAAGTCAATTGAAAATTTTATGAATTAACTGAAAGAAAATGGGGGATATCAAAATGAATATTAAGATAAAAAAGATATTGCTATCTTTATTAACAGTTTCTATGACAAGTTCACTATTTGTAGGATTATCAACAACAGCTAATGCTGCATCGAATGCTACAATAAATTTATCAGCACAAAAACAAGTTATTAGAGGTTTCGGAGGAATAAATCTTCCTGCTTGGGCTGGAGATTTGACAGCAGCTCAAAGAGAAACAGCTTTTGGCAATGGAGATAATCAGTTAGGTCTTTCGGTTTTAAGAATCTATGTAGATGATAACAAAAATAATTGGTACAAAGAATTAGCAACTGCAAAAAAAGCGATTGAACACGGAGCAATAGTTTTTGCTACACCATGGAATCCACCAGCTTATATGACTGAGAAATTCAATCGTAATGGTGATACAAATGCAAAACGACTTAGATACGATAAGTATGCTGCATATGCTCAACATCTTAATGATTTTGTTTCATACATGAAAAATAATGGTGTTAATCTTTATGCTATTTCAGTTCAAAATGAACCTGATTATGGAAAAGAGTGGACATGGTGGACTCCACAAGAAATACTTAGATTTATCAAAGAAAATGCTGGATCAATTAATTGTAGGGTAATGTCACCTGAGTCATTTTCTTATCAAAAAAACATGTACGACCCTATTTTGAATAATCCACAGGCACTTGCTAATATGGATATTCTTGGTACTCATACTTATGGTACTAGAGTTAACGATTTTGCTTATCCTCTTTTTAAACAAAAAGGAGCAGGAAAAGAACTTTGGATGACAGAAGTGTATGTTCCAAATAGTGATACTAACTCAGCAGATAGATGGCCAGAAGCATTAGATGTTGCAGATCATATAAACAATGCAATGGTAGAGGGAGATTTTCAGGCATATGTATGGTGGTACATCCGTAGATCATATGGTTTCATTAAAGAAGACGGTAATGTAAGTAAGCGTGGTTACATGATGGCTCATTTTTCTAAGTTTGTTCGTCCTGGATATGTAAGGGTTGATGCAACAAAGAATCCAACACCAAATGTTTACTTATCTGCGTATAAAGGTAATAACAAAGTAGTTATTATTGCAATAAACAAAGGAACATCTGATGTAAAACAAAGCTTCACTATGCCAAATAGCAAAGTTTCTAGTGTATCATCATGGCAAACTACAGCAACAGCAAATTTGGCTAAATCAGCTTCAAACACAAATGTATACAATGGAAACTTTACAGCAACACTTCCAGCACAAAGTGTAACTACATTTGTAGGAGATATTAAGTAAATATGTTTTATCAATAAGTGTATTAGCTACAGTTAACTATATAACTGCTCCTAATACTAGTGGATATGCAAAGATTTTGATTACTTTAAGTTCAGCTCTATTGTAGCAGGTACAGGTAAGTAATTATTTCATAAACAATTAAAAATTAATGCTAAAAAGTTTAGTGGATTTAAAAGAGTACGCTTTGCCTCTAACATGAAACCCACGAAAATCTGGAATTTGGATTTTCGTGGGTCTTTTAGTTTATACGAAATAAGTAATGTAGATACTGTGCCTAATAATTCAGTAACTGCGTCAAAAGTAACTACTAAAAGCAGTAATTTGAAAAATGGAATAGTAGCAATTATTATAAAGCTTATTTTCTTTGGAGGTTTAGGTTACTTGATTATAAGATTTATAAGAAAGCTGAAAAAATAATTATATTTTATAATTGCATTTTGCTGTTAATAGCTAATTTTTTATGAGCATTTTGGAAATGATTACTGAAATTTTTTAAAGAGATGTAAGTGTTATCCAAATTTTAAAAAATATATAGAAAGAGAGAGTGATAAGATAAAGACAGTAGAAAAAATGTACTTATTTTATAATGTTAATATATAGATAATAAAAAAATAATATCTACTATGTGAAATCATGGAATAATATAGTACAATATAGATAAATAAGGGAAAAATATTCGAAAGGGGAAGATAAATAAATGAAAAAAGTTTTAAATTTTAAATACAGTATAAAAAATAAATTAATATTTAACTTTGTTTCTTTAATTGTAATTTCATTATTATTAATGGGAATAATCACTTATGCAATAGTGGTTAATCAAACAAAAAACGATTATACAAATTTTATTCACAAAGAGATAAGCCATGTAAATGATGGAATAGAAAATTATCTAGAATTAATTCAACAAAATACACGCATGGTATCCCAAAGTTCTCTTATTCAACAAGCAGACTCAAGAATAACTTCATATGTTGAAAAGAAGGATGCGTCTGGGAAAGTTCAAATGACCCCTCTTGAAAATAATTCTTATGAAGCAGAAGTTTACAATACTTTTAAAAACTTCAAAGATTCACATCCAGAAATATCAAGTATTTCATTAGGAGTTGAATCAAATGGTGGCTATGTTCAATATCCTGCCTCAGCTAGAACAAATGGGTATGATGCAAGAGAAAGAGATTGGTATAAATTAGCGCTTGAACACCCAGATAAACCTATTTTAAGTGATGTTTATATTTCTTCAGATGGTTCAAAAAGCATTATTTCTATTTCAGCAATAAAGGATTCTACTGGCGCTATCAAAGGGGTTATAACTATGAATATTAACCTTGATGAACTTACAAAAATGATCGAAAATATTGAAATCGGAAAGAATGGATATATTGTATTAGTAGATAAAAATGGTACTATGTTGGCAAATCCTAAAGATACAAGTTTAGTTTCAAAAGAAGTAGAGGAATTAAATATAAGTAAATTAGATATTACCAATAATAAC
This genomic interval carries:
- a CDS encoding tRNA-dihydrouridine synthase, giving the protein MKKLFSEFNIKNVKMKNRICIPPMVVGFSNDGSVIPENVERYKKLAQGGAGLIIQEATCVNIDGKLSEKQLGIWADDQIEGLKKIVDAVHEENCPIFIQIHHAGVVGISENPLCPSDYEYKNLTKTVVGHEMTIEDIKCIQNDFIEAARRAYKAGYDGVELHGCHGYLICQFFNKRVNKRTDEYGTNPEKFVIEILDGIRKITPKEFVVGIRLGGFEPTIEDGVHYAKVLERNGIDFLDISYGFGSEQEMNVPEGYKYSNAVYAAERIKEEVSVPVFAVNGIYSAETAEEIVRERDVDMVDIGRGALINPNWANDAKESKDTGKCLSCAKCMWFGQSKVCAGKVIFDRNNEI
- a CDS encoding Na+/H+ antiporter, with amino-acid sequence MFTYILILLICILCSNIISRFIPFLSVPIVQIVMGALISIIYSEFKIELDPHTFLVMFIAPLLFCDGKKADKRSLWKQRKNILLMALALVAVTVILVGLLINQLIPAISLPVAFALAAALSPTDYVAVSGLSKKISLPKRIIHLIEGEGLMNDASGLVCFKFALAAAVTGTFSLLNATTNFLMVSIGGIITGLVLEHILINFERWIKNLGMEDTTVEILLQILTPFIIYIISEEVFKVSGILAVVVAGMIFSLSSKKLRGKNAKSNAISSNTWSVIVYILNGFIFIIVGLQLPNIIKTAFKETSINNMMAIIDILLITLALLIIRFLWVIFMYKFWGEKCDVKEDKFKFHAALLTSLSGVRGAVTLATVLSIPLVLDNGQEFPQRTLILFLAVGVILVTLFIATFILPIFAKRDKTEDINWLEALNKAQIRVWSDTINKLKLEIDNKKYIHFTINEYRYRINQLKHGNSYYKNWNRSSKEYKKWMNLCYKKEIENTKKLLQEEKIEESTAYAYEKIVRNKIKLISSVEGFSLIVKETLERIYIYIHNIRRIRDILREMQNKKKSKQQLKDIALKELQATNAEYIIEYAKSNITSENEEMLKEIILYYQGVYLISNKLRLAKKNKYEKKKADIKAMQLERNIIQSLFENGEISWNIASALRKNLNYIESDILR
- a CDS encoding phage replisome organizer N-terminal domain-containing protein; translation: MRERKYVKFRVDMYDDTKFKIIDRRPERDLIHYVWNRIVVLAGKVNLEGELYLSKNIPYTVETLSIEFNRGVEEIKLALDVLIELEMVELTEHNIYRVKNFAKHQNIKAKGKNKSEHEEVKISKPEVKISEKVKAEINDNKINEPQSKISENKTESIVDNESCNIEINNKEISKADIHINDKNMSNENADSNSQDDIPILLETKKSKNAGKKKKEDNSIESMDEETDDNSIFCITEGEIPLNEGEQIITQWSFGG
- the fliB gene encoding flagellin lysine-N-methylase, yielding MSKVVDTLKITNYDKFKCIADKCRFTCCDGWDVSIDTDTYNKWKKENDKAEFILNNVKIRKCGSKKGYFINKENHEACPLLDKQGLCQVVKSLGEEYLSSTCHRFPRVENIFEDRKELSLSCACPEVVELISSINGKINIISENGTNLKSNLLELRIREVLIDIMQKESFSLEDKLIVSCQMLLTVLEKENFREEGLLEELERYKNKGNMQGLIDMYNEIESDINDSVEEINYLFLDIIKNYKEVSNFEILLKDISEFAENIEIESLSIKWHDYKSLFEQYNMLIENCIVSDILSSCISDDIEEMTISFQMIAVEYLLVRYAVFLKYCMNENKEINVEDVKDYIVVFSRIIGNNTEAVIEFFREGFGEPVLEIGYLCFITLF
- a CDS encoding glucuronoxylanase XynC; the encoded protein is MNIKIKKILLSLLTVSMTSSLFVGLSTTANAASNATINLSAQKQVIRGFGGINLPAWAGDLTAAQRETAFGNGDNQLGLSVLRIYVDDNKNNWYKELATAKKAIEHGAIVFATPWNPPAYMTEKFNRNGDTNAKRLRYDKYAAYAQHLNDFVSYMKNNGVNLYAISVQNEPDYGKEWTWWTPQEILRFIKENAGSINCRVMSPESFSYQKNMYDPILNNPQALANMDILGTHTYGTRVNDFAYPLFKQKGAGKELWMTEVYVPNSDTNSADRWPEALDVADHINNAMVEGDFQAYVWWYIRRSYGFIKEDGNVSKRGYMMAHFSKFVRPGYVRVDATKNPTPNVYLSAYKGNNKVVIIAINKGTSDVKQSFTMPNSKVSSVSSWQTTATANLAKSASNTNVYNGNFTATLPAQSVTTFVGDIK